The following nucleotide sequence is from Deinococcus radiotolerans.
AAGCGGCCAGGGACGCACCGATCAGTTGCGCAGCGACGTACGGCAGGACGCGCGTTCTGGGGAACTGCCCGGCGAGCGTCAGGGCGAAGGTCGCAGCCGGGTTGATGTGCGCGCCACTGATGGGCGCCAGGGCGGCAATCACGGCCGTGACGGTCAGGCCGAAGATAGCCGCGACCCCGAGGTGACCCAGGACACCTGTCTGCGCCTGCACGACGGCGGCGCCCGGACCGAAGAACACTAGGGCGAACGTACCCAGGCCTTCCGCTGCGGCGGCGCGGGAGAGGGGAACGCTCACTTCAGGCCACCGGAACGGCGGGGCTGTCCTCGTAAGTGGGCGGCACGTCCCGGCCGTCTTTCAGGGCCTGCACGAACGCCTCGAACTGCGTCTTCTGCTGGTCGCGCACGGCGCGCCAGCGGTCGAGGCTGCCGCCTGAGGGATCCACGAAGGGGTAGTGCCGCCGGGTGGTCTTGCCAGGGTAGACCGGGCACGCTTCGGCGGCGCTGTCACACACGGTCACTACGTAATCGAAGTTCTGGGCGTCTGGAACGTCCCAGAGGGTCTTGCTGGTG
It contains:
- a CDS encoding arsenate reductase ArsC, which translates into the protein MTRVLILCTHNSARSQMAEALTRDAAHRLGVDLDVHSAGTEATRVKEDAKTVMAELGLDLSTHTSKTLWDVPDAQNFDYVVTVCDSAAEACPVYPGKTTRRHYPFVDPSGGSLDRWRAVRDQQKTQFEAFVQALKDGRDVPPTYEDSPAVPVA